The Labilibaculum sp. sequence ATTAGTTATGAGAAAATATCTACTGTCAATGATTGGACTTTTCTTAATTGTTTCTTCTTGCTCGGACAATAATGATGACAATCAGCAAACCGATCAAAAGAAAGCAATTCAAGAAGGAATTTCAATTAACAACAATCCTGCGGATCTTTTAAGCAGGGTTACCACAATGAATGATTTAGTGATTATCAACAATCTTCCTGCCGGAACAACAAAAGAAGGAACTACAGGAATTGAAATTGATTTGACTAAAAATTATGCTTTCAAACTAAAAGCTGAAGTTGAAGCTCCTAAAGTAAAAGGTGAAGCTGTTCAAGCGACTCACGTCAAAATTATCGACAACATGGCATTTGTTTCCTACAATACAAAAGGAAGCAAATACAGCGGTGGAGTTGAATTATTCGACATTTCAGATCAGGACAATCCTGTATTAAAGGCTCAGGCGTTATTTCCTGATGTTGACGTTAGTGCTGTTGATTATTATGATGGAGTAATTTATCTGGTAGGTGCAGTGGATCCTGAAAGTGCTGGTTATGTTCTCGCATCTCCTGCTGTTTTAATTAGTTTAGAGTTAAGTAATTCTAAAAAAATCATGTCTGTTTCAGGACTGGTTGATCTTCCTTCTTATGTTGCTACAGATGTTGAAATTGATGAAAATTACATTTATGCAACCAGTGGATCTGATGGAAAACTAAGCATTCTTAAACGCAGCGACTACTCTTTAGTAACTGGAATTGATATTAATGATGCCAGATCTTTAAGTAGTAATGATGAAAACATTTATGTGCTTAATGCAACCAATGAAAAAATACAGTCTTTCAAAAAAGCTGATTTTACAGAATTAGAGGCAATTGAAGTTCAAGGTCCGATTACTGATGAATCAAAAACCGAAATTGATGTTACCGACAACTATATCCTTGCGGCATTGAACGTATCAGGATTAGATATTCGTAATTTGGACGGATCTTTAAAAGAGCGCTTCAATCGCCCTGAAACTCCTGCAGGTGGTCTTGATGAGGATTACGTAACCAACTCGGTATGCTTAAATGAAGAACTATTGCTGATTGGTAATGGTGGCGCTGGTGTATACGTTGGCGCTATGATTCCTGAAAATGATAATAATGTTACTCTGTTAGGAAATATGGACTTTGGTTCATCGGTAAACTTTGTTGAATCGAGAGGCAACTACATTTTTGTTGCTGCCGGAACGGGAGGGCTAAAAATTATTACTATTGAAATGGACGAAGGTGTACCGGATGATATCATTCCAACAAAACCTTGTGAAACTTTGGTAGACAACATTATTGCCATGTTCCATGAAAATAAGGATAACCGCGCAGCGAATTCTGACTTATTCTCTGATGAGAACAACTTGATTCTAAAATTAACCAAAGAATCTCCTGTTTATCTAACTTTCGTTGATGAAGGAGCTGGTTGGAAAAATTCATTGGCCTACTACACTTACGATGCTGAATATCCTCCTGCAAGTGCTGACGAATTAGAACTTCACATGCTTTTCCCTAATGCTTCAAAAGAAGGATTTGGAGGGGGACTCAAAACCGGAGATCGTGTTCAGTTAGGTGATGCTCCTTTTGCACAAAACACAGTAATTGGATTTTGCCTAATCGCCCAAGGTTGGAAAAACGGTGCTACTGTTGATGGTGTTTATCGTCATTATACCAATATTGAATGGAACAAAGACGCAAAACAACAACATGTATTGTTTAAAGAAAAAAACTGTAAGGATATTGTATTGTGTTTCGAAGATACTCAAGTGCCTGGTGGAGATAAAGATTTTAACGATATAATTTTCACCGTGAATGATAATGAGGAAGATGCTAATATAGCAACTGCTTTCGACACGACAAATATGGTTGAAAAATAAGATTGAACTTATCAGACAAAGTGCCATTTCTCAGGAAATGGCATTTTTTTATTCTATAAAGTGGATTAGAATACTTGATACCACCAGAATATAAAACAAGAGTTCACCAATCCAAGAGTGTTTTTGGAATACAAAATAGTGGCTTGTAATGTAGGTTACCGGAATGATACTAATAAAGTACATTTCAACACCTGCTCCTTTAAAAAATGCAAAACCAAGAGCTGAAACCAAAAAGAAACTCAACAAAATAATAAAATATTTACGCGAACTTATTTTTTTCTCCTCATAAACATTCAACATGTACAAAGAAGAGAGAACAACCAGAAAGCCAAGTATTCCCCAATATGAATATTGGAAAACCGACACAATTCCTGAATTATTTTTAGAGGAGAAGAGATTCCCAATTGTTTTTAAGAGTTCGGCCAGATTATCGTTCCAAATGTACCAAGCCACAACAAAAAAAACGGGGGCAATAAAGCCTATTAATCCCGCGAGAATTTCTTTACTGCGCAAATATCCTAAAACCGCAAGTGCCATCCAAAACCAGAAAATATATATTCCTGCAAATAAATAAAACAGACCTGCTAATCCTACTAAAAATCCGGCATCGAAAGAGTTGGAAAGAGTTGCTGTCCCCTGATAAATTTTAAATACCCGTTCCACAGAAAGAAACAATAAAAATGCAGCAAATAACGAAGGATGCATGCCTCCTAATGAGATAGTTCCCGTGGCAATAAGAGCAAATACGAATGCAGGTAAATCTGTTCGTTGCCGGATAAAAATATACTGCTCATTTAAACGCACCATTCCATAAGCCATCAATATTAGGAGAAGACAAGCAATCAGACTTAGAACAAAATTATTACCTCCTGTAAGAAATAACAACAATTCGTACAATGGCATTTGGTTCTGTCCTGCTGTTAAGGATACCGAATGC is a genomic window containing:
- a CDS encoding DUF4114 domain-containing protein, whose translation is MRKYLLSMIGLFLIVSSCSDNNDDNQQTDQKKAIQEGISINNNPADLLSRVTTMNDLVIINNLPAGTTKEGTTGIEIDLTKNYAFKLKAEVEAPKVKGEAVQATHVKIIDNMAFVSYNTKGSKYSGGVELFDISDQDNPVLKAQALFPDVDVSAVDYYDGVIYLVGAVDPESAGYVLASPAVLISLELSNSKKIMSVSGLVDLPSYVATDVEIDENYIYATSGSDGKLSILKRSDYSLVTGIDINDARSLSSNDENIYVLNATNEKIQSFKKADFTELEAIEVQGPITDESKTEIDVTDNYILAALNVSGLDIRNLDGSLKERFNRPETPAGGLDEDYVTNSVCLNEELLLIGNGGAGVYVGAMIPENDNNVTLLGNMDFGSSVNFVESRGNYIFVAAGTGGLKIITIEMDEGVPDDIIPTKPCETLVDNIIAMFHENKDNRAANSDLFSDENNLILKLTKESPVYLTFVDEGAGWKNSLAYYTYDAEYPPASADELELHMLFPNASKEGFGGGLKTGDRVQLGDAPFAQNTVIGFCLIAQGWKNGATVDGVYRHYTNIEWNKDAKQQHVLFKEKNCKDIVLCFEDTQVPGGDKDFNDIIFTVNDNEEDANIATAFDTTNMVEK